Proteins co-encoded in one Cytobacillus sp. NJ13 genomic window:
- the murG gene encoding undecaprenyldiphospho-muramoylpentapeptide beta-N-acetylglucosaminyltransferase, producing the protein MKIAVSGGGTGGHIYPALALIRQIQKEHKDAEFLYIGTEKGLENTIVNRENIPFKSIHITGFKRKISLENVKTVLRFLKGVRESKKMLKEFNADVVIGTGGYVCGPVVYAASKLGIPTIIHEQNSVPGLTNKFLSRYVDKIAVCFEEAKAFFPETKTVMTGNPRASEVLGQDGIRGRLSAGLKTGVPAVLIFGGSRGARPINDAVLKTLAELGEKPYQVLYITGDVHYEDVQKEIELVGSPENVMIKPFIHNMPEVLAGADLVVSRAGATTLAEITSLGIPSILIPSPYVTNNHQEKNARALSDHGAAELLLEKELTGKKLIDSIDRIILDKDKMSNMKEASKKLGIRDASNRLYTLMAQLVSNNGK; encoded by the coding sequence ATGAAAATTGCTGTTAGCGGCGGCGGAACTGGCGGGCATATATATCCGGCGCTTGCGCTTATAAGACAAATTCAGAAAGAACATAAAGATGCCGAATTTCTATATATTGGAACTGAAAAAGGGCTTGAAAATACGATTGTCAATCGTGAAAATATCCCTTTTAAATCAATACATATAACTGGTTTTAAAAGAAAAATTTCTTTGGAAAATGTTAAAACTGTTCTAAGGTTCCTGAAAGGCGTTCGTGAAAGTAAAAAGATGCTTAAGGAATTTAATGCGGATGTGGTAATCGGCACCGGGGGATATGTTTGTGGTCCTGTTGTATATGCCGCTTCAAAGCTTGGCATCCCAACCATTATCCATGAGCAAAACAGCGTCCCGGGATTAACCAATAAGTTTTTAAGCAGATATGTTGATAAAATCGCAGTCTGTTTTGAGGAAGCAAAGGCTTTTTTTCCGGAAACTAAAACAGTCATGACAGGGAATCCGCGTGCTTCAGAGGTTCTGGGACAGGATGGGATCAGGGGAAGACTATCAGCAGGATTAAAAACAGGTGTCCCTGCTGTGTTAATTTTTGGAGGCAGCAGAGGGGCAAGGCCAATTAATGATGCAGTTCTAAAAACTCTGGCTGAGCTGGGTGAAAAGCCTTATCAGGTGCTATATATCACAGGGGACGTCCATTATGAGGATGTACAAAAAGAAATAGAACTGGTCGGAAGCCCTGAAAATGTAATGATTAAACCATTTATTCACAATATGCCAGAAGTGCTGGCCGGAGCAGACCTCGTCGTCTCACGTGCGGGAGCCACCACTTTGGCAGAGATCACCTCTTTAGGAATTCCGAGCATTTTAATCCCAAGCCCATATGTTACAAACAACCACCAGGAGAAAAATGCAAGAGCGCTAAGCGACCATGGTGCTGCAGAACTATTGCTTGAAAAAGAGTTAACAGGCAAAAAGCTTATTGACAGCATTGACCGAATCATCCTCGATAAAGATAAGATGAGTAACATGAAGGAAGCTTCGAAAAAACTTGGAATTCGTGATGCATCAAATAGGCTTTACACATTAATGGCTCAATTGGTTTCAAATAATGGGAAGTAG
- a CDS encoding DUF881 domain-containing protein gives MKQRELKKLKKKMKVKGNHVIFSLVFLVLGYMMAFSYHLTQGEEEKPALSGKQWERDLELRNQLVELEEKNRALQKELNTKQENVLDIEKELSQEAQVYFNLAEDAEKYRMHLGKVKVKGSGVEVTLSDGDYNPDEDNINNYIVHEHHVFKVINELYISGASAVAINGQRLSHSSYIVCNGPVIEVDGYQHPAPFVITAIGDADVLSSALNLTGGVKDTLVDENIQFTLEKKGEIIMEPLLGS, from the coding sequence ATGAAACAGAGGGAGCTGAAGAAGTTGAAAAAGAAAATGAAGGTGAAGGGTAATCATGTAATATTCTCCCTGGTGTTTCTCGTACTGGGTTACATGATGGCATTTTCCTATCACCTTACACAGGGAGAAGAAGAAAAGCCGGCATTAAGCGGAAAACAGTGGGAAAGAGATTTGGAACTTCGTAATCAGCTTGTTGAACTGGAGGAAAAAAACAGGGCTCTTCAAAAAGAATTAAATACTAAACAGGAAAATGTTCTTGACATTGAAAAAGAGCTTTCACAGGAAGCCCAGGTTTATTTTAATCTTGCCGAGGATGCTGAGAAGTACAGGATGCATCTTGGCAAAGTAAAAGTAAAGGGCTCTGGAGTGGAAGTAACTCTGTCAGATGGTGACTACAATCCGGATGAAGATAATATTAACAATTATATCGTCCATGAACACCATGTCTTTAAGGTGATTAATGAACTCTATATTTCCGGTGCTTCCGCAGTTGCCATAAATGGCCAAAGACTATCACACAGTTCTTATATTGTTTGCAATGGACCTGTAATAGAAGTTGACGGCTACCAGCATCCTGCCCCTTTTGTCATAACTGCCATTGGCGATGCCGATGTGCTTTCCTCTGCTTTGAACCTGACAGGCGGAGTAAAAGACACATTGGTAGATGAAAACATCCAATTCACATTAGAGAAAAAGGGCGAAATCATCATGGAACCATTACTGGGTTCGTAA
- a CDS encoding FtsQ-type POTRA domain-containing protein, which produces MEKSKVVSLEDRIPKLKQQRKKKANRRLIFLLLLFFSLIVLVIYFQSPLSHIKQIKVSGNSIYDKEEIIQISGVTEKTNIWKVDEEGIEGKLKELPEIKSSTVKVQLPGTINIHVDELKRIAYIAKEKHYLPVMENGSILKDEEVAEIPVNAPILNDFSEGDILDMMIGELESLPEEVLNSISEIHHSPKKTDSNHITLYMNDGFEVSATLRSFSEKMAHYPSIISQLDPEKKGIIDLEVGSYFKAYETEGAEEVEKENEGEG; this is translated from the coding sequence GTGGAGAAAAGTAAGGTTGTCTCGCTAGAGGATCGAATACCGAAGCTTAAACAGCAAAGAAAAAAGAAAGCGAACAGAAGACTGATTTTTTTGCTGCTGCTTTTTTTCTCGCTGATTGTTTTAGTTATTTACTTTCAATCGCCCTTAAGCCATATTAAACAAATCAAGGTATCCGGCAATTCAATCTATGATAAAGAAGAAATTATTCAAATCAGCGGTGTTACTGAAAAAACAAATATTTGGAAGGTTGACGAAGAGGGCATTGAGGGTAAGCTTAAAGAACTGCCTGAAATAAAATCTTCAACTGTTAAAGTTCAGCTGCCAGGCACAATTAATATACATGTAGATGAACTGAAACGCATTGCCTACATAGCGAAAGAGAAGCACTACCTTCCTGTAATGGAGAATGGGAGCATATTAAAGGATGAAGAAGTTGCGGAGATCCCTGTCAACGCTCCTATCCTCAATGACTTTTCTGAGGGTGACATCCTTGATATGATGATTGGGGAGCTTGAATCACTGCCTGAAGAGGTGCTAAATTCGATTTCCGAAATCCATCATTCTCCTAAAAAGACAGATTCCAACCATATTACTTTGTATATGAATGATGGTTTTGAAGTCAGTGCTACTTTAAGAAGTTTTTCAGAAAAAATGGCACACTACCCTTCTATCATAAGCCAGCTGGATCCCGAGAAAAAAGGAATCATCGACTTGGAAGTAGGCTCATATTTTAAAGCTTATGAAACAGAGGGAGCTGAAGAAGTTGAAAAAGAAAATGAAGGTGAAGGGTAA
- the murB gene encoding UDP-N-acetylmuramate dehydrogenase produces MDEFISKLRELNIGTVKENEPMANHTTMKIGGPADLFIEPSSIENLAKAMELIRRYELKWRAIGRGSNLLVSDGGIEGVVIKLGRGMDHLDLNETELKAGGGYSVVALSTIISKKGLSGLEFASGIPGSVGGAVYMNAGAHGSDISQILTKAHVLFEDGKMEWLTNEEMEFSYRTSVLQTKRPGIVLEAVFRLTEGDREKISSAMQKNKDYRKETQPWNFPCAGSIFRNPLPEYAGQLIEKAGMKGHTIGGAQISNMHGNFIVNAGDAKAEDVLALIQHIKDTIFDLYGVKMETEVEIIGRK; encoded by the coding sequence ATGGACGAATTTATCAGCAAGCTTAGAGAATTAAACATCGGGACAGTTAAAGAAAATGAGCCGATGGCTAATCATACAACAATGAAAATTGGCGGACCCGCCGATTTGTTTATTGAGCCTTCTTCCATAGAAAACCTGGCAAAAGCGATGGAATTGATCCGTCGCTATGAACTGAAATGGAGAGCAATTGGAAGAGGATCTAATTTGCTCGTATCTGATGGAGGCATAGAAGGTGTGGTTATTAAATTAGGCCGCGGCATGGATCACCTGGATCTTAATGAAACGGAGCTAAAAGCAGGCGGCGGTTATTCAGTGGTTGCCCTCTCTACAATTATCAGCAAAAAAGGCTTGTCAGGTCTCGAATTTGCCAGCGGGATTCCCGGGTCTGTAGGCGGAGCAGTTTATATGAACGCTGGCGCTCACGGTTCAGATATTTCACAAATCCTGACCAAAGCACATGTTCTTTTTGAGGATGGGAAGATGGAATGGCTCACGAACGAAGAAATGGAATTTTCATATAGAACATCCGTCCTTCAAACGAAACGTCCAGGGATTGTTCTTGAGGCCGTTTTCCGGCTTACAGAGGGCGACAGGGAAAAAATTTCCTCTGCAATGCAAAAGAATAAGGATTACAGGAAGGAAACCCAGCCCTGGAACTTCCCATGTGCAGGCAGTATTTTCCGTAACCCGCTTCCTGAATATGCTGGCCAGCTGATAGAAAAAGCCGGCATGAAAGGCCATACCATCGGCGGTGCGCAAATTTCCAATATGCATGGGAATTTCATCGTAAATGCAGGAGATGCCAAAGCGGAAGATGTACTTGCATTAATTCAGCACATTAAGGATACAATCTTTGATTTGTATGGAGTAAAAATGGAGACAGAAGTGGAAATAATCGGTCGAAAGTAA